In a single window of the Halomicroarcula saliterrae genome:
- a CDS encoding YkgJ family cysteine cluster protein, protein MDSLETELDRARDLDVAELADAIERIGFECTRCGACCKADDGGCGDGAEPADESEGEPHTATVFPDEIRRVQETGDYDFRDVARPMPYGLTETPDGQRGETFEWALQTDACGDCTFYDESDGVGACTVHEDRPLICRTYPFSVALGGTSQPMGEVVDSVALEAGETGDTEGMVRAHECEGLGRDIAREDAVELAAALKERAVRELQEAIGVRENYEPTDADGVVVHDSEGQKRPDGTELGDG, encoded by the coding sequence ATGGACTCGCTCGAAACCGAACTCGACCGCGCCCGTGACCTCGACGTGGCCGAACTCGCGGACGCCATCGAGCGTATCGGCTTCGAGTGTACGCGCTGTGGGGCCTGCTGTAAGGCAGACGACGGCGGCTGTGGGGACGGCGCGGAGCCGGCCGACGAGAGCGAGGGCGAGCCGCATACGGCCACGGTGTTCCCCGACGAGATCCGCCGGGTACAGGAGACTGGCGACTACGACTTCCGCGACGTGGCCCGGCCGATGCCCTACGGCCTCACTGAAACGCCCGACGGCCAGCGAGGCGAGACCTTCGAGTGGGCACTCCAGACCGACGCGTGTGGTGACTGTACGTTCTACGACGAGTCCGACGGCGTCGGCGCCTGTACGGTCCACGAGGACCGGCCACTGATATGCCGGACCTACCCGTTCTCCGTCGCGCTTGGCGGGACCAGCCAGCCGATGGGCGAAGTGGTGGACAGCGTTGCGCTGGAAGCCGGTGAAACCGGCGACACCGAGGGGATGGTCCGCGCACACGAGTGTGAGGGGCTGGGTCGGGATATCGCCCGCGAGGACGCCGTGGAACTGGCCGCGGCGCTGAAAGAGCGAGCGGTCAGAGAGCTACAGGAGGCCATCGGCGTCAGAGAGAACTACGAACCGACGGACGCCGACGGCGTCGTGGTTCACGACTCTGAGGGACAGAAACGGCCCGACGGGACCGAACTCGGAGACGGCTGA
- a CDS encoding MBL fold metallo-hydrolase, protein MGWHRVNVAVESRAPTGETAAYLSDGPAALLADPARRTERLDGAVAAADVEHLAVTHHHPDHVGAVAAYAEVTGATVWARRGRTDDFEAATGVVPDRTFAEGTTIPAADGVTVVDLPGHAPEHVGFATDAGVVSGDVAVAEGSVVVGAPEGDMRAYFSSLRRLHARTPTSLYPGHGPTIEAPRAVCRRLLAHRRRRERRVHAAVESGAETADDVLDRAYRKDLTGVRDFARATVIAHLEKLAVEGALRWNGERAKPL, encoded by the coding sequence ATGGGCTGGCACCGGGTGAACGTGGCCGTCGAATCGCGCGCACCGACTGGCGAGACGGCCGCGTATCTGAGTGACGGCCCTGCGGCGCTGCTCGCCGACCCGGCTCGACGGACCGAGCGACTGGACGGGGCCGTCGCGGCCGCCGACGTGGAACACCTCGCAGTCACGCACCACCACCCCGACCACGTCGGTGCCGTCGCGGCCTACGCCGAGGTGACCGGCGCGACCGTCTGGGCGCGGCGCGGCCGCACCGACGACTTCGAGGCCGCAACGGGCGTCGTCCCCGACCGGACGTTCGCGGAGGGGACCACAATCCCTGCCGCCGACGGCGTCACCGTCGTCGATTTGCCCGGCCACGCCCCGGAACACGTCGGCTTCGCCACCGACGCCGGCGTCGTCAGCGGCGACGTGGCCGTCGCCGAGGGCAGCGTCGTCGTCGGTGCCCCGGAGGGGGACATGCGGGCCTATTTCTCCTCGCTCCGCAGACTCCACGCCCGGACGCCGACCAGTCTGTACCCCGGTCACGGGCCCACGATCGAGGCACCGCGAGCGGTCTGTCGGCGGCTCCTCGCACATCGCCGCCGCCGCGAGAGGCGCGTGCACGCGGCCGTCGAATCGGGCGCCGAGACCGCCGACGACGTACTCGACCGGGCCTACCGGAAGGACCTGACCGGCGTGCGTGACTTCGCACGGGCGACTGTAATCGCACACCTCGAAAAACTGGCCGTCGAGGGAGCCCTTCGGTGGAACGGCGAGCGGGCGAAACCCCTGTGA
- a CDS encoding MarR family transcriptional regulator, with the protein MSTTTEDVGGSPFAQEDFRERLRELPPSAKLVAKVLEDDAPLSQGQLAETSLLPDRTVRYALNRLEESELVDSRYSFTDARKQVYFLTA; encoded by the coding sequence ATGAGTACGACTACCGAGGACGTTGGGGGCTCACCGTTCGCGCAGGAAGACTTCAGGGAGCGGCTCCGGGAACTACCGCCGAGCGCGAAGCTCGTCGCGAAGGTACTCGAAGACGACGCGCCGCTGTCACAGGGCCAGCTGGCCGAGACGTCGCTGCTGCCCGACCGGACCGTGCGCTACGCGCTGAACCGACTGGAGGAGTCGGAACTCGTCGACTCGCGGTACAGCTTCACCGACGCGCGAAAGCAGGTCTACTTCCTCACCGCCTAG
- a CDS encoding class I SAM-dependent methyltransferase codes for MKGQEWYQTDTVAEEYEAKRFSRGGRIIDRREKEAVLGAIGPVEDKKILEVACGTGRFTVMLAERDADITGLDISGPMLQQGREKAQATGVDDHVEFMRGDAARLPFPDNHFDTVLAMRFFHLADTPAAFLAEMRRVAKEQVFFDTFNRFSTRSLYNWALPMGSRLYSRWEIDRLLDGADLELAEESHDWVLPYGFYRKIPNELASSFRSIDTAIGASPLGDKVASVSYWNTRVGTR; via the coding sequence GTGAAAGGGCAGGAGTGGTACCAGACCGACACTGTGGCCGAAGAGTACGAGGCCAAGCGGTTCTCCCGCGGTGGACGGATCATCGACCGCCGCGAGAAGGAGGCCGTGCTCGGCGCTATCGGTCCGGTCGAGGACAAGAAGATTCTGGAGGTCGCCTGCGGGACCGGCCGCTTCACCGTCATGCTCGCCGAGCGAGACGCCGACATAACCGGTCTGGACATCTCGGGCCCGATGCTACAGCAGGGCCGCGAGAAGGCCCAGGCCACCGGCGTCGACGACCACGTCGAGTTCATGCGTGGCGACGCCGCCCGGCTCCCCTTCCCGGACAACCACTTCGACACCGTGCTGGCGATGCGGTTCTTCCATCTGGCGGACACGCCGGCTGCCTTCCTCGCGGAGATGCGCCGGGTCGCCAAGGAGCAGGTCTTCTTCGATACGTTCAACCGCTTTTCGACGCGGTCGCTGTACAACTGGGCGCTCCCGATGGGATCGCGGCTGTACTCCCGGTGGGAGATCGACCGGCTGCTGGACGGCGCGGACCTCGAACTCGCCGAGGAGTCCCACGACTGGGTGCTCCCCTACGGCTTCTACCGGAAGATTCCCAACGAACTCGCCTCGTCGTTTCGCTCTATCGATACGGCTATCGGCGCCAGTCCGCTCGGTGACAAGGTCGCGTCGGTCTCCTACTGGAACACGCGCGTCGGGACGCGGTAG
- a CDS encoding glycosyltransferase family 2 protein, which translates to MELSVVVPTLNGREELAGCLDALAEQVPDAEVIVVNGPSADGTTGMVRDRSDVDVLVEIADRSVTVARNAGLDRSTGDIVALVSHTLSVEAGWAEAVRSGTESHAAVTGPTHEQLTAGMTTESKESRTIAGREVTYFNAGNVAFQRSALEALDGFDEYLEIGSSRDVAHRLADCGYTVGWDSGMCVSREFEADGGIRERDWHWKYRSLAYRLVKNYGVRPTVARRLVSHAGSDAVEALKGVARGETAPSQWLSTGRDVIGGTGLGSKDGLAARYPRRDPNPNGRSVRADRAVAVYDWR; encoded by the coding sequence ATGGAGCTATCGGTAGTGGTCCCGACACTGAACGGCCGGGAGGAACTGGCCGGCTGTCTGGACGCACTCGCCGAGCAGGTCCCCGACGCCGAGGTTATCGTCGTCAACGGACCGTCTGCCGATGGCACGACCGGGATGGTACGCGACCGGTCGGACGTGGACGTGCTGGTCGAGATCGCGGACCGCTCGGTCACCGTCGCCCGCAACGCCGGGCTGGACCGGTCGACGGGCGATATCGTGGCCCTGGTGAGCCACACGCTCTCCGTAGAGGCGGGCTGGGCCGAAGCCGTTCGGTCGGGCACGGAGTCACACGCGGCCGTGACGGGACCGACACACGAGCAACTCACCGCCGGCATGACGACCGAGTCCAAGGAGTCACGCACCATCGCCGGCCGGGAGGTGACGTATTTCAACGCCGGCAACGTCGCGTTCCAGCGGTCGGCGCTGGAGGCGCTCGACGGGTTCGACGAGTACCTCGAAATCGGGAGCTCACGCGACGTAGCCCACCGGCTGGCCGACTGCGGCTACACCGTCGGGTGGGACAGCGGGATGTGCGTGAGCCGTGAGTTCGAGGCTGACGGCGGCATCCGCGAACGGGACTGGCACTGGAAGTACCGCTCGCTGGCGTACCGGCTGGTGAAAAACTACGGGGTCCGGCCGACGGTCGCCCGGCGGCTGGTGAGCCACGCCGGTAGCGACGCCGTCGAGGCACTGAAAGGCGTCGCGAGAGGTGAGACGGCCCCGTCGCAGTGGCTCTCGACCGGACGGGACGTCATCGGCGGCACCGGACTGGGGAGCAAGGACGGACTCGCTGCCCGGTACCCTCGCCGCGACCCGAACCCCAACGGCCGCTCGGTCCGCGCCGACCGCGCCGTCGCTGTGTACGACTGGCGCTAG
- a CDS encoding amidohydrolase family protein yields the protein MLELEHGFRVVDVHARVEPDEERRPRPGLGDPEQLEREMHQAGVVRAVVYPNAREGSYLKANNAVARMSVGRPLVAFARIRGGREPGSSAGSRLRNLTSRGDEDQTTPEDIEQYAYDDRFYGFKLHPAKDGLPTEPVLARLADVSLPVLVHGGEEVPPLSLADELLSYDVPVILSHFGAHPLRVELMDEAIALLDDHDRLYLDTSVVRYRDPLERAIREHPDRVLFGSGAPHTHPNVAVMEILTLDVPEDAMKKVFSNNAGRVVDPLAPRQF from the coding sequence ATGCTGGAGCTGGAGCACGGCTTTCGCGTGGTCGACGTCCACGCGCGGGTGGAACCCGACGAAGAGCGTCGGCCCCGACCCGGCCTGGGAGACCCCGAACAGCTCGAACGCGAGATGCACCAGGCCGGGGTGGTCCGGGCCGTCGTCTACCCGAACGCCCGCGAGGGGAGCTACCTGAAGGCCAACAACGCCGTCGCGCGGATGTCCGTCGGCCGACCGCTGGTTGCCTTTGCCCGAATCAGGGGCGGGCGAGAGCCCGGTAGCAGCGCCGGCTCCCGGCTCCGGAACCTGACCAGTCGCGGTGACGAGGACCAGACCACCCCCGAAGACATCGAGCAGTACGCCTACGACGACCGCTTCTACGGCTTCAAGCTCCACCCCGCCAAGGACGGGCTCCCCACGGAGCCCGTGCTCGCCCGGCTCGCCGACGTGTCGCTGCCGGTGCTCGTCCACGGCGGCGAGGAGGTCCCGCCGCTGTCACTCGCCGACGAGCTGCTTTCCTACGACGTCCCGGTCATCCTCTCGCACTTCGGGGCCCACCCGCTCCGCGTGGAGTTGATGGACGAGGCCATCGCCCTGCTCGACGACCACGACCGGCTCTACCTCGATACGAGCGTCGTCCGGTACCGTGACCCGCTGGAGCGGGCCATCCGCGAGCATCCCGACCGCGTCCTCTTTGGCAGCGGCGCGCCACACACCCACCCGAACGTGGCCGTCATGGAGATTCTCACGCTGGACGTGCCCGAGGACGCGATGAAGAAAGTGTTCTCGAACAACGCGGGCCGGGTCGTCGACCCGCTCGCGCCGCGGCAGTTCTAG
- the thsA gene encoding thermosome subunit alpha produces the protein MGGQPLFILDEDAQRTHGKDAQSSNISAGKAVSEAVRTTLGPRGMDKMLVSDSGDVVITNDGATILSEMDIEHPAAQMIVEVAQTQEDEVGDGTTTASVLAGELLAKAEDLLDDDVHPTTIVEGYHEAAGLAQEAIEGEVLDVELDDDTLVEVAESSMTGKGTGDVDAERLAEVIVDAVRHAKSDNGVRRDNIEVHTQTGAATSATELVEGVIIDDTPVHDNMPRSVTDADIAVLDAELDVKESNVDAQYNVTNVDQLNAALDAEEQELSGYAEAIVDSGADVVFVTDDIADRVASQLAKAGVLAVESVSSSTAKDIVETTGAKRVGSVEDLDSDALGFAESVGVEKHGDEEVTFIQGGAAAQKVTVFARGSTEHVVDEIERALNDALDVTIAALDAGGVVPGAGATEIAAADHIRSTAASIEGRKQLAVEAFADALDVLPRTLAENTGLDAIDALVDLRSHHESEGIAGVISEGQTGVVADPVDYGILDPAAVKREAVDSATEAATMIVRIDDVISSS, from the coding sequence ATGGGCGGCCAGCCCCTCTTCATTCTCGACGAGGACGCCCAGCGCACACACGGTAAGGACGCACAGTCGTCGAACATCTCCGCCGGCAAGGCCGTCAGCGAGGCCGTACGAACGACGCTCGGACCGCGCGGCATGGACAAGATGCTCGTCTCCGACAGCGGCGACGTCGTCATCACGAACGACGGCGCGACCATCCTCTCGGAGATGGACATCGAACACCCCGCCGCACAGATGATCGTCGAGGTCGCCCAGACCCAGGAGGACGAGGTCGGCGACGGGACGACCACGGCCTCGGTCCTGGCCGGCGAGCTGCTCGCGAAGGCCGAGGACCTGCTCGACGACGACGTCCATCCGACGACCATCGTCGAGGGGTACCACGAGGCCGCCGGGCTCGCACAGGAGGCGATCGAGGGCGAGGTCCTCGACGTCGAGCTCGACGACGACACGCTCGTCGAGGTCGCCGAGTCCTCGATGACCGGCAAGGGCACCGGCGACGTCGACGCCGAGCGCCTCGCCGAGGTCATCGTCGATGCCGTCCGTCACGCCAAGAGCGACAACGGGGTCCGCCGGGACAACATCGAAGTCCACACCCAGACCGGCGCGGCGACCTCCGCGACCGAGCTCGTCGAGGGCGTCATCATCGACGACACGCCCGTCCACGACAACATGCCCCGCTCGGTGACAGACGCCGATATCGCCGTCCTCGACGCCGAGCTCGACGTCAAGGAGAGCAACGTCGACGCCCAGTACAACGTCACCAACGTCGACCAGCTCAACGCCGCACTGGACGCCGAGGAGCAGGAGCTGTCGGGCTACGCCGAGGCCATCGTCGACTCGGGTGCCGACGTGGTCTTCGTCACCGACGACATCGCCGACCGCGTCGCCTCCCAGCTGGCGAAAGCCGGCGTCCTCGCCGTCGAGAGCGTCAGCTCCTCGACCGCCAAGGACATCGTCGAGACGACCGGCGCCAAGCGCGTCGGCTCCGTCGAAGACCTCGATTCGGACGCGCTCGGCTTCGCCGAGTCCGTCGGCGTCGAGAAGCACGGCGACGAGGAAGTGACGTTCATTCAGGGCGGCGCGGCCGCCCAGAAAGTGACCGTCTTCGCCCGCGGCTCGACCGAGCACGTCGTCGACGAGATCGAGCGCGCGCTCAACGACGCGCTCGACGTGACCATCGCCGCGCTCGACGCCGGCGGCGTCGTCCCCGGTGCCGGCGCGACCGAAATCGCCGCCGCGGACCACATCCGCTCGACCGCGGCGTCCATCGAGGGCCGTAAACAGCTCGCCGTCGAGGCCTTCGCCGACGCGCTCGACGTGCTCCCGCGCACGCTCGCGGAGAACACGGGCCTCGACGCCATCGACGCGCTCGTCGACCTGCGCTCGCACCACGAGAGCGAGGGCATCGCCGGCGTCATCAGCGAGGGCCAGACGGGCGTCGTCGCCGACCCCGTCGACTACGGTATCCTCGACCCCGCCGCGGTCAAGCGCGAAGCGGTCGACTCGGCCACCGAGGCCGCGACGATGATCGTCCGCATCGACGACGTCATCTCGTCGAGCTAG
- a CDS encoding SAM hydrolase/SAM-dependent halogenase family protein, with protein MITLASDFGSPYPAAMKGVICRESGARIEDVAHDLPRQDVRAAAFWLTQTLPYFPPAVHCVVVDPGVGTDRAALVVRAGEHALVGPDNGVLLPVARELATSGGRRDTVEHGSASPDSQARQDAVETFTWAYDDPASSTFHGRDVFAPAAATVHETGVEAVETLSRASPTDDYTDLQLPEPAVQADRAAGEVLVVDDFGNAITNVPGEVLADAFGGQVAVDGEPVPVRRAYAELAPGERLVTVGSHGNVELAVNRGRGDDAFGVAAGEGVELSW; from the coding sequence ATGATAACGCTCGCCTCCGATTTCGGTTCGCCGTACCCGGCGGCGATGAAGGGAGTCATCTGCCGGGAGAGCGGGGCTCGAATCGAGGACGTGGCACACGACCTCCCCAGACAGGACGTGCGCGCGGCGGCGTTCTGGCTGACCCAGACGCTCCCCTACTTCCCGCCGGCGGTCCACTGCGTCGTCGTCGACCCGGGCGTCGGAACCGACCGGGCGGCGCTGGTCGTCCGGGCCGGCGAGCACGCCCTCGTCGGCCCCGACAACGGCGTCCTGCTCCCGGTCGCGCGGGAACTGGCGACTTCCGGCGGGAGGAGGGACACCGTCGAGCACGGTTCGGCGAGCCCTGACTCACAGGCTCGTCAGGACGCCGTCGAGACTTTCACCTGGGCCTACGACGACCCCGCGAGTTCGACGTTCCACGGTCGGGACGTGTTCGCCCCGGCCGCGGCGACGGTCCACGAGACCGGCGTCGAGGCGGTCGAGACGCTGTCGCGTGCGAGTCCGACCGACGACTACACCGACCTGCAGTTGCCCGAACCCGCGGTGCAGGCCGACCGCGCGGCCGGCGAGGTACTCGTCGTCGACGACTTCGGCAACGCTATCACCAACGTCCCCGGCGAGGTGCTGGCAGACGCCTTCGGGGGACAGGTCGCCGTCGACGGCGAGCCGGTCCCGGTCCGGCGGGCCTACGCCGAGCTCGCCCCGGGCGAGCGACTCGTCACGGTCGGGAGCCACGGCAACGTCGAGCTCGCGGTCAATCGGGGTCGCGGGGACGACGCCTTCGGCGTCGCGGCGGGCGAAGGCGTCGAGCTGTCGTGGTGA
- a CDS encoding nicotinamide-nucleotide adenylyltransferase, whose protein sequence is MRGFYIGRFQPYHDGHHAMVGRIADEVDELVLGIGSADDSHTTHDPFTAGERIMMITKAVAEFDLQTYVVPLEDINRNAVWVSHVESMCPDFDVAYSNNPLVVRLFEESGIEVRQSPMFDRDRLEGSEIRERMIDDESWRDRVPDPVVETIEEINGIQRLQHVADTDSLSRYVAEDESLDEPTIGED, encoded by the coding sequence ATGCGCGGGTTCTACATCGGTCGGTTCCAGCCCTACCACGACGGCCACCACGCGATGGTCGGGCGCATCGCGGACGAGGTGGACGAACTCGTCCTCGGTATCGGTAGCGCCGACGACTCACACACCACACACGACCCCTTCACCGCCGGCGAACGCATCATGATGATAACGAAGGCCGTCGCCGAGTTCGACCTCCAGACCTACGTCGTCCCGCTGGAGGACATCAACCGCAACGCAGTCTGGGTCAGCCACGTCGAGAGTATGTGCCCGGATTTCGACGTGGCATACTCGAACAACCCCCTCGTCGTCCGGCTCTTCGAGGAGAGCGGCATCGAGGTCCGCCAGTCGCCGATGTTCGACCGCGACCGGCTGGAGGGCAGCGAGATACGCGAACGGATGATAGACGACGAGTCCTGGCGCGACCGCGTCCCCGACCCGGTCGTCGAGACCATCGAGGAGATAAACGGCATCCAGCGCCTCCAGCACGTGGCCGACACGGACTCGCTGTCCCGCTACGTGGCCGAAGACGAGTCCCTGGACGAGCCGACCATCGGCGAGGACTGA
- the lonB gene encoding ATP-dependent protease LonB: protein MSDNTDTDAAPDADREATDPEEEAPADDRPSDSEGEAPDTGDGATSDTTLGSDVELEGGSEFQDAEERLLGGLDIDSTEEIEVPDRLVDQVIGQDHARDVIKKAAKQRRHVMMIGSPGTGKSMLAKAMSQLLPREELQDVLVYHNPDDGNEPKVRTVPGGKGEQIVEAHKEEARKRNQMRTFLMWIIIAIVIGYSLIIAQQILLGILAAGVIYLAFRYSSRGSDSMIPNLLVNNASQKTAPFEDATGAHAGALLGDVRHDPFQSGGMETPSHDRVEPGAIHKANKGVLFVDEINTLDIRSQQKLMTAIQEGEFGITGQSERSSGAMVQTEPVPTDFIMIAAGNLDAMENMHPALRSRIKGYGYEVYMDDTIEDSAEMRRKYTRFVAQEVENDGRLPHFTEEAVEELILEARRRAGRKGHLTLKFRDLGGLVRVAGDIARAEDKDRTTRADVLQAKRRSRSIEQQLADNYIERRKDYELTVNDGDVVGRVNGLAVMGEDSGIVLPVMAEVTPSQGPGQVIATGQLKEMAEEAVQNVSAIIKKFSDEDISEKDVHIQFVQAGEGGVDGDSASITVATAVISALENVPIEQHIAMTGSLSVRGDVLPVGGVTHKIEAAAKSGLDTVIIPEANTQDVMIEEEYEEQIEIIPVSHISEVLEVALAGEPEKDSLVDRLKSITGKALEHEVGRQSGGSPSPQ from the coding sequence ATGAGCGACAACACCGACACTGACGCGGCTCCCGACGCCGACCGGGAGGCGACCGACCCCGAGGAGGAGGCGCCGGCCGACGACCGGCCGTCCGACTCCGAGGGCGAGGCGCCCGACACCGGCGACGGAGCAACGTCGGACACGACTCTCGGCAGCGACGTCGAGCTTGAGGGTGGGTCCGAGTTCCAGGACGCAGAAGAGCGGCTTCTGGGCGGTCTGGACATCGACTCGACCGAGGAAATCGAAGTCCCGGACCGGCTCGTGGACCAGGTCATCGGCCAAGACCACGCACGGGACGTAATCAAAAAGGCGGCCAAGCAGCGCCGCCACGTGATGATGATCGGCTCGCCCGGGACGGGCAAGTCGATGCTCGCGAAGGCGATGAGCCAGCTGTTGCCCCGCGAGGAACTGCAGGACGTTCTCGTCTACCACAACCCGGACGACGGCAACGAGCCGAAGGTCCGAACCGTTCCGGGCGGGAAGGGCGAACAGATAGTCGAAGCCCACAAGGAGGAGGCCCGCAAGCGCAACCAGATGCGGACCTTCCTGATGTGGATCATCATCGCTATCGTCATCGGCTACTCGCTGATTATCGCCCAGCAGATTCTGCTGGGGATTCTCGCCGCGGGTGTCATCTATCTCGCCTTCCGCTACAGCTCGCGCGGTAGCGACTCGATGATCCCGAACCTGCTGGTCAACAACGCCAGCCAGAAGACCGCCCCCTTCGAGGACGCGACCGGCGCTCACGCCGGTGCCCTGCTGGGCGACGTTCGCCACGACCCCTTCCAGTCCGGTGGGATGGAGACGCCGAGCCACGACCGCGTAGAGCCCGGCGCCATCCACAAGGCCAACAAGGGCGTGCTGTTCGTCGACGAGATCAACACCCTGGACATCCGCTCTCAGCAGAAGCTGATGACGGCCATCCAGGAGGGCGAGTTCGGTATCACGGGCCAGTCCGAGCGCTCCTCGGGCGCGATGGTCCAGACCGAACCGGTCCCGACGGACTTCATCATGATCGCGGCGGGGAACCTCGACGCGATGGAGAACATGCACCCCGCCCTGCGCTCCCGTATCAAGGGCTACGGCTACGAGGTGTACATGGACGACACCATCGAGGACAGCGCAGAGATGCGCCGGAAGTACACCCGCTTCGTCGCTCAGGAGGTCGAAAACGACGGGCGGCTCCCCCACTTCACCGAGGAGGCCGTCGAGGAGCTCATCCTCGAAGCCCGCCGCCGCGCGGGCCGGAAGGGCCACCTCACGCTGAAGTTCCGTGACCTCGGCGGGCTGGTCCGCGTCGCGGGCGACATCGCCCGCGCCGAGGACAAGGACCGCACCACCCGCGCGGACGTGCTGCAGGCCAAACGGCGCTCCCGGTCCATCGAGCAACAGCTCGCGGACAACTACATCGAGCGCCGCAAGGACTACGAGCTCACCGTCAACGACGGCGACGTGGTCGGCCGCGTCAACGGGCTCGCCGTCATGGGGGAGGACAGCGGTATCGTCCTCCCGGTGATGGCCGAGGTCACGCCCTCGCAGGGCCCGGGTCAGGTCATCGCCACCGGCCAACTGAAGGAGATGGCCGAGGAAGCCGTCCAGAACGTCTCGGCTATCATCAAGAAGTTCTCGGACGAGGACATCTCCGAGAAGGACGTCCACATCCAGTTCGTGCAGGCCGGTGAGGGCGGCGTCGACGGTGACTCCGCCTCCATCACGGTGGCGACCGCGGTCATCAGCGCGCTGGAGAACGTCCCCATCGAACAGCACATCGCCATGACCGGCTCCCTGTCGGTGCGCGGTGACGTGCTCCCGGTCGGCGGCGTCACGCACAAGATAGAGGCCGCCGCCAAATCGGGGCTGGACACGGTCATCATCCCCGAAGCGAACACGCAGGACGTGATGATAGAGGAGGAGTACGAGGAACAGATCGAGATAATCCCGGTCTCACACATCTCGGAAGTCCTCGAAGTCGCCCTCGCCGGCGAGCCCGAGAAGGACTCGCTGGTCGACCGCCTGAAGTCCATCACGGGCAAGGCGCTCGAACACGAGGTCGGGCGACAGAGCGGCGGCAGTCCCAGCCCGCAATAG
- a CDS encoding CPBP family intramembrane glutamic endopeptidase gives MPQWAAFVGLTGFLLTVLLALSRLSQRSLSGDAGGLTARTDTLERVQPTDSTYPRFESTRTARQRQHIEGQLSRDGLSTGALLANVALTQGLFGVLLLGGAVFFEIPLSALGVTASALSTGLPAIAVGLAAGVGFWVGNELAAAAADGFGIGVDESLRELLAPDSAGGWVVLLGVVLPVIAVVEELLFRAAAIGVPVVGLDAPAWAMVAISSVAFALGHGAQGRVGVVVTGALGTALGALFVLTNSLLAVVVAHYLVNALELTVHEGLGVGRLGS, from the coding sequence ATGCCCCAGTGGGCCGCCTTCGTCGGCCTCACGGGCTTTCTGCTGACGGTGTTACTCGCGCTTTCCCGACTCTCCCAGCGGTCGCTCTCGGGCGACGCCGGGGGCCTGACCGCCCGGACCGACACCCTCGAACGAGTACAGCCGACCGATTCGACCTACCCGCGCTTCGAGAGCACGCGGACCGCGCGACAGCGCCAGCACATCGAGGGCCAGCTCTCCCGCGACGGGCTGTCGACGGGCGCGCTGCTCGCGAACGTCGCGCTCACGCAGGGACTGTTCGGCGTGCTCCTGCTGGGCGGGGCCGTCTTCTTCGAGATACCGCTTTCGGCCCTCGGCGTCACGGCGTCGGCGCTCTCGACGGGCCTCCCGGCCATCGCCGTCGGCCTCGCCGCCGGCGTCGGCTTCTGGGTCGGAAACGAGCTCGCGGCGGCGGCCGCCGACGGCTTCGGTATCGGCGTCGACGAGTCGCTCAGGGAGCTGCTCGCGCCCGACTCCGCCGGGGGGTGGGTCGTCCTGCTTGGGGTGGTGCTACCCGTCATCGCCGTCGTCGAGGAACTGCTCTTTCGCGCCGCGGCCATCGGGGTCCCCGTCGTGGGACTCGACGCCCCCGCCTGGGCGATGGTGGCCATCTCCTCGGTCGCGTTCGCGCTGGGCCACGGCGCCCAGGGGCGTGTCGGCGTCGTCGTCACCGGCGCGCTCGGTACGGCACTCGGCGCCCTGTTCGTCCTCACGAACAGCCTGCTGGCCGTCGTCGTCGCGCACTACCTGGTCAACGCGCTCGAACTCACCGTCCACGAGGGGCTCGGTGTCGGTCGGCTCGGCTCGTAG
- a CDS encoding MGMT family protein has translation METPTGDAGIYARESTYLDRFVQFGEAGDRVISVSFPTQVDPDTDDSHPLLDRIEAYLGGAEDEFDDVNVGLTVPTTQRNVLEAVQGIPYGEDASVEQVVMMTQGLGSDEEEDQTQVREALAANPIPLLVPDHRVRDGPSGAPPAVEQKLRSVEGL, from the coding sequence ATGGAAACGCCAACGGGAGACGCCGGCATCTACGCCCGCGAGTCGACGTATCTCGACCGGTTCGTCCAGTTCGGCGAGGCGGGCGACCGAGTCATCTCCGTGTCGTTCCCGACACAGGTCGACCCCGACACCGACGACAGCCACCCGCTGCTCGACCGCATCGAGGCGTATCTCGGCGGCGCGGAGGATGAGTTCGACGACGTGAACGTCGGGCTGACTGTCCCGACCACCCAGCGGAACGTGCTCGAAGCCGTCCAGGGAATCCCCTACGGTGAGGACGCGTCAGTCGAACAGGTGGTGATGATGACACAGGGACTGGGGTCGGACGAGGAGGAGGACCAGACCCAGGTCCGCGAGGCGCTCGCAGCGAACCCCATCCCGCTGTTGGTTCCCGACCACCGGGTCCGGGACGGCCCCAGCGGCGCCCCGCCGGCAGTCGAACAGAAGCTCCGGTCCGTCGAGGGACTGTAG